In the Breoghania sp. genome, GTGGAGCCCGCACAGGGCGGCACGGATGGGCGCCGTCTCTTCGAGAGCGTGATACAGGCGCTCAGCGTGGCGTAAGCGCGGTGATCATCGGCGCAACAGCGATCCTCGCGACGCTTGCGGCGGGCATCTTCCTGATGCTGCCGCAGGTAGCAGGACGGGTCCGCTGGCGCGCCATTGCCACGCCGCTTGCCTCCATCATCGGTTCCGGCTTTCTCGTTACCGTGCCGATCCTGCGCGAAATGGCGGGCGCCTGGGCGATCATGCCCATGGCCGGGCTTTTGGTGCTCGCCTACCTGATCGGTGGCGCGATCCGCCACAATATCCGCCATGTGGAACCGATCTTCGAGGATGGCAGTGCACCGCTCGGTCTTTCCTCGCTGGAGCGGCTGTCTCATCTCGTTCTCGCCTTCGCCTATTTCGTCTCCGTCACCTACTATCTTGTCCTCTTCGCCTCGTTCGGGTTGAAGCCGTTCGGCATCGTCGATGAAACCGCAGTGAAGATTGTCGTCACGATCTGCCTCGCGCTTATCGCGGGGGTCGGTTTCACGCGGGGATTTTCCGCCGTGGAGCGGGTGGAGGTTTATACCGTCTCGCTGAAACTCGCGATCATCGCAGGGCTTATCGCGGGACTTGCTGTCTTTGGCCTCGGCGAACTCGCCACCGGCACGATCACGACCATTCCCGGCCATCTCGAAACGAAGAACGTGCCCGTCTTCCTTGGCCTGTTGATCGTCGTGCAGGGCTTTGAGACCTCGCGCTTTCTCGGCAATGCCTACGACACGCAGATGCGTATCAGCACCATGAAGCAGGCGCAGATCCTGGCCGGGATCATCTATCTCGCCTTCTTCTTCGCGATGATCCCGCTTCTGGCCATTGACGTCACCGGCGCAGGCATCGCCGCCATCGTCGACATGTTGAAGCCGGTATCGATCGTCCTGCCTGCACTGATCATGATCGGTGCGCTCGCCAGCCAGTCGAGCGCGGCGATCGCCGATACACTCGGCGCTGGCGGCCTTTTGCACGACATCACCGGAGGCCGCGTGCGGGTCAACTACGCCTACCCGCTGATCGCCGTCATCGCTGCACTCATCACCTGGGAAACGAATATCTATTCGCTGATCACGCTGGCCTCACGCTGCTTTGCGCTTTTCTATGCGCTGCAATGCCTGATCGCCTCACTCAGCGCGATCAGGCGGCACGAGATCCGCGGCGCAGTCCTTTATGCGCTGCTTGGCGTGATCTGCGCAGCCGTTGTCGCCTTCGGAGCACCAGTGGAAGGGGAATAAGCGCGTCCCCCAACGCACTTTTTGCATCAACGCACCGAGTAATAGCCGCCTTCGCCTGTGCGGGCGTTCTGGTGATAGTAGCCTTTGCCATCCTGGAAGATCTTGAGGCGCAGGTTGATGTCACCCGTCATCACCAGCAATCCGCTTTTCGTGATGGAATAGCGCCCCTTCTGACCAGACTTGTTCGTCCAGGTGCCGTTGGCCTTGTAGGTGGTCTGGTGCGAACGTGAAGTCGCGGTATGACCGACATATGCCTTGCGGACCTCCGCCTGCGTGAGCTGACGGCGCTTGCCGGCAACGAGCGTTACCGTCGCGTCGAGCTGAGGTGTGGCGGACGTATTGAGAGGAAGAGCGGAGGCAGCGAACGAGGAGACCAAAACGAACGCGGCAGCCATGGCAGACAGAAGAAGACGTGTCATGCTGATGATTTCCCATCGAACCAAGTGAATGTTGTCATGCAATGGTTTTTGTTTGAATTTATCGCCTGACCACTACCCGCGGCTCAAGTCTTTTTTGTCAAACGCGCATTTGGCACGCGGCCCGCGTTTTTCTTTCTGAGAAACACGATAGCCCCATCGCCGAACGCGTCGCCGGTCTTGGCATCTGTTCGCAACTTTCATCGATCGCTGCGCCGAATAGCACGCGCATCACCTCACTTTGACGCGAACGGAGTCCTCGTAGATTTCCACACGTATCCAGCAGTTGTCGTTGACCACACGCCAGCCCGCATTGCCATCAATGAAGCCTTTCAGAACCATGCGTTCCATGCGAGCGCGATTTGCGGCAGACGCGAAGAAGCGGTCGCCCTCGTCGCCGCGATCCCGAATGCCGAAACGGTGGTAGTTCGCCCGGTCCTGCCTGATCACTTGCCAGGGCTCGGATAGCCGCTGACCGCGCGAATTGTAATGATCATCCGGCCCCAGATAGGCGACGTAGACCTCCAGCAGCCGACCTTGCGCGAAGGCAGAAAAGTCGAATGTCGATGCGCAGACAAGAACCGCAAAGGCGGCGAGGAATCTTGAAGCCAGTTTCATCCTGTCCCCCATTTCTCAGATACGATTAGAAACATTCTGCCTGAAAATGGGGAAGACCGCTGCGTGAATTCGCAATGACCAATGGTCACTTCGGGGCAGCCGCTTCAAAGCGCGCGGATTTCGCCATACCACGCGTACCCTCGATAAAGCGGCGCCGTGCGCACCGCTCCACCTTCGGCTTCCGCGATGTCACAAAGCGCCTGGAACAGATCTGGCCTTGGCGTAACGTGGAAGCTCTTGAGCCACACGAACAGCATCGCCCGAAAGACGCGCGGCAAGCGTTCTTGCTGACCAAAGTCGACAACATGCAGTCGACCGCCCGGCGCGAGGGCTGCGGCCGCGCATTCCAACGCCGTTCGCCAGGGCGGAACCATGGAGAGCGAATAGGAGAAGAACACCCGATCGAAAGAGACACGGCCGAAAATGGCCGCAGGATCGAAAGCCGCCGCATCGCCGCGCGCCAGCGTGATCCGGTCGCTCAGCCCCGCCCGTTCGATATTGGCCCGCGCCGTCGCCAGCATTTCCGACGAGATATCGAGGCCGTAAAAGCGCGCGCGCGGATAGGCACGGGCGGCCGCGATGAGATTGCGGCCCGTGCCACAGCCGATCTCCAGCACATGCCCTCGCTCCGGCGGGTTGAGCGAGGCGATGAGATGATCGCGCCCCAGGAGATAGTACTTTCGGGTCAGATCGTAGATGTGTCGCTGATAGCGGTAGACCCGATCCATCAGATCCCCGCTGTGCGGGGCGGCAATATCGGACATGGCGATGCGGACCGCGCGTCGGCCCTTCCCGGTCTGTTGAGGCTGTGAATGTCAGTTGAGCGTGTAGAGGTGGAAGCCGCCATAGATGGAGGAACGGTCGCGCGCGTGGAGGACGCGGCTTTCCTCCTCCCGGTAAGTCCAGCGCGCAAGCGTCGCCTCATCCACGCGACCGGGCAGAAGGGTCGGCTCGGCGGCAGTGCGGAAGATCACCCGTGCGCCCTTGCGCGCGGTTCGGGTGATCTCGCTCCACAGGGCATTGAGCTGGGCGTCGGTCATCCAGTCCTGCGCATCGAGCAGCACGTAGGCGTCGAGAGATCCGGCTTCCTGCTGGCCGAGATGCTCGGTGAAGGAGCGGTTGACCACGGCCACACGATCCGCGCGCGCGCGGATCTCATCGAAATGACGGGCCTTGAGGTAGGGCGGCAGGGGACCGGCGGGACCGGACGACCCCTTGCCGTCGCCCAGGGGCGCATAGCCGCGGGAAAAGGCCTGCCACGCGAAGTAGTTTTCCGACATGGGAAAGTCGCAGGCGAGCTTTTCCAGTCGCTGGCGCAGCACCCCCGCCATGTCGCCGCCACCGGCGGAGGCAAGCGCCTCGTACTGGGCAGGCGGAATGCCGAGGCCATAGAGCGACATCTTCTTCGAGGTCGCCCAGCGCACGAGCCGCTTGTCGAAGATCGGCGCAAGCGCCGTATCGAAGAAGGTGCGCTGTTCATCCATCGAGCGGGCGCGCAGCATGTCCTTGGGGTCGATGCCATAAAGGCGCGCCACGAAGTGCCCCGCCCCGATGAAGTAGCCCAGAAGGCCGTGATCATAGAGATCGCGGGAAAAGAGCGTGATGCGGCGGCGCCCCCAGCCGGACAGGCTGCGTCCTTGCCAGTAGCCGCGCGTCTCCGGGTCGAGCCGGTCTTTCAAAAACCTATGATAGGCCGCGATATTGGCCTTTTCGTCCGCCTCACCAAAGAAGCGATAGAAGGCTTCGTATCCGGGCATGTGCTTTGCTGCCGCGAGCTTCAGCCGGGTCAGCGCCACATGGGCGCGATTGAGATCGACGGCGACGATCTCGGCCGGATTGGCGGTCAGATAGCTCAGCACGTTACAACCGCCCGACGCGATGGTGACCATCCGGCTTTCCAACCCCAGCTGCAGCGCCTCCATATCCACTTCCGGGTCTTCCCAGATCTGCGGATAGACCAGCCCCTTGAAGGCGAAGGTGAACATGCGCTCCAGAAAACCTTCGCGCGTCCCGGCCGCGGAACGGTGCACCGCCTCCTTCAGACGCCGGGAAGATTCGTTCAGGGCTTGATCTGCCATCGCCTCGTCTCCGCTCTTTCAGCGCGCCTGTTGCTGCCGGTTCGTGCACGGCAAGCGCAACCATTTCGCGAGACTTACCCAGAGTTGGCGACAGTTTGGTGACGCGGACGCCCTCGTTTGACGCTCCCGGCCACATTTTACGGTAGCAGGCGACAGGTTCCAGGCGCAGGAGCGTGGACCTCGCCCATATTTCCTTAGCCGGGCAGACCGTAATGCTGCGTATTAACAACGAAATTTACTTGAATTTTACCCGAGCCCCCAAGACTTGGACGATCTGGAAGGTGAGACGCTCAAGCGAGGGTGTATGAGCGGCTCGGGAGAAGCGTTCAAGGCGCATGCCGCGCGAGGAGGGAACCATGAGCCTCTACCAGATTTGCTATCGCAGCCGAATCAAGTCGGAAATGGACGCGAGCGGCGTGGGGGCGGAAATCGAAGGCACCGTCCGCCAGATCCGCCAGATGAACGCGCTCAATGGTATTACCGGTGCACTCATTCTCACCGACACCCACATCTTTCATCTCATGGAAGGCCCGGTCGACTTCGTGTCCGACGCGCTGGAACGCGCCCTTGCCGATCCGCGCCATCAGGACGTGACCATCCTGTCGCGCAAGGCCGTCGAATACAGGCTCTTCCACGACAGCTGGCTCTATTTCGCAGATCTCCGCCTCGATCACGGCAGAGAATTGCCCGGGCAGCTTTCCATGATCATGCCGCGCCCGCAGACTGCGACCGCAGAAGACGTGCTCGCCCTGATGGCCTATATCGCGGGCGATCTGGCAGAGGCTCAGCTTACGAATCGCCTGCTCCAGATCTGAACGCGCGTTCTCCACATGCGTCCATCGGCTCAGGCAGACGCGCACGGCCGGATCTCGGCCTTGCGTCTGCCCTCTTGAGCGATCCGGTTTCGTTGGCCGGAAAATCCCTTTATACGCGACACAAACCGTTCTTGACGCGCAGGCGTTGCATGGGCTGGGCTAGCAGAGCCTATTTCGACCCGCAAACAGCCGCGCGAACCTATCCGGGAGTGACGCATGAGTAACGAGGCGCAGGACCGACCGATGGTGGTTGGCTGCATTCTGGCCGGTGGGCTGGCGCGCCGCATGGGCGGCTGCGACAAGCCGCTGCTGCCGCTGGGCGACAAGACGCTGATGGCGCATCTGATTGCCGCGCTCGATCCGCAGGTCGATATGGTGATGCTCAACGCCAACGGCGATCCGGAGCGATTTTCCCGGTTCAACCTGCCGATTGCCGCCGATCCGGTGGAGGGATTCGTGGGGCCGCTGGCGGGTGTTCTGGCGGGCATGCGCTGGGCGCAGGCAAATGCTCCCAAGGCGCAATACGTCGTGTCGGCAGCCTCCGATACGCCATTCTTTCCCGATGATCTTGTTGCCCGTCTTGTTGATGGCCTCGGCGATGAACCGGGCATCGCAATTGCAGCTTCGGGTGGAAACCGGCATTCCGTTTTCGGACTTTGGCCGGTAGATTTGGCGGACGATTTGGCCGCATGGCTTTCCGGCGACAACCCGCGCAAGGTACTCGCCTGGGCTGAAAGGCACCGCAACCTCTTCGTGGACTTCCCCCTTCGCGATGGAGCCGACCCGTTCTTCAACATCAATACGCCGGAGGATCTGGCGATCGCGGAACGGATGCTTTCCGACAAGACCCCACAGGGGCCCGACGCAGGCAAGCCCAACGAAAACAAAGAGACTTCCGCATGACGCAAACCGTCTTCGGTATCACCGGCTGGAAGAATTCGGGCAAGACGACCCTCGTGGAGCGGCTGGTGAGCGAGTTGACCCGGCGCGGCTACCGGGTTTCCACGGTCAAGCATGCCCATCACCAATTCGATATCGACAAGCCGGGCACAGACAGCCATCGCCACCGCGAGGCAGGCGCCATCGAGGTGGCTCTGGTTTCCGGCCATCGCTGGGCGCTGATGCACGAGCTGCGTGGCGACGACGCGCCCCCACTTGAGGCCGTCCTCAGCCGCCTGTCGCCCTGCGACCTGGTGCTGGTGGAAGGCTACAAGCGCGAGGCGCATGCCAAGATCGAGGCGCGACGCCTTGGATCGTCCAAGGACGCCCCGCTCACGCCCGACGACCCGGCGATCGTGGCCATCGCTTCCGACCACGAGGTTAGCGGGGAAAGCGTGCCGGTTCTCGATCTGAACGACATCCCCGCGATCGCCGACTTCATCGTCAACCACTGCGGATTGGCGGAACGCAATGACATCTGACACCCCCCTCCCCCTCAGGACGCGCAAGCTCGTCGACGACTGTTTCCTTCATGACAGCGACCGGCTGCGGCATGACGAGGCCATCGCGTTGCTGCGCGAGCGGGTGAGCGCCGTCGCCGAAAATGAAAGCGTTGCGTTGGAGGAGGCGGCCGGACGCATTCTGGCGGAGCCCGTCATCGCCCCACGCAATGTGCCGCTCACCGACAATTCCGCCATGGACGGCTACGCCTTTGCCCATGGCGCTTATGACGCGACGGGCGGCTTCTTTCCCATCGACCAGCGCATTCCCGCCGGTCACCCCGCCCCGGAACCGCTGTTGCCGGGTCGCGCGGCGCGCATCTTCACCGGGGCCGTCATGCCGGTTGGCGCGGATACGGTCGCCATGCAGGAAGATTGCGAGACGCACGAGCAGGACGATGCGCCCTTCGTGATCATTCCTCCGGGCCTGAAAAAGGGCGCGAATGTGCGCCTTGCGGGCGAGGACGTGGCCGAAGGTGCTGAGCTCATTCCCGCGGGCAGCCGCCTGCGCCCGCAAGAAATTGCAGCCATCGCCTCCATCGGGCAGGACCGGGTCACCGTTGCGCGCAAGCTGAAGGTGGCGATCCTGTCGACGGGCGACGAGATCGTGCGTCCGGGCGCGCCCATTGCGCCGGGCCAGGTCTATGATTCCAACGTCTATCTTCTGCGCGCACTTCTGGAGAGTGTCGGCGTGGAGGTGACCGATCTCGGTGTATTGCCGGATGAGCCGGAGACGATCCGGGCCACGATCCGCAAGGCAAGCGAAACCCATCAGGCGATCCTGTCTTCCGGCGGCGCGAGCCGGGGGGAGGAAGATCATCTCGTCGCCGCGCTCGATGCGCTGGGCACCCGCCATATGTGGCAGCTCGCCATCAAGCCGGGCCGACCGATGAATTTCGGTCAGATCGACGACTGCATCATGCTGGGCCTGCCCGGCAACCCGGTGGCCGCCATGGTGTGCTTCCTGTTCTACGTGCGTCCGGTTCTCGTCGCCATGTCGGGCGCGCCCTGGCCCGAGCCTGTACGGCTGCCGCTTCCCGCCGCCTTCGAGATCAAGAAAAAAAAGACAGGACGCCGCGAGTTTTCGCGTGGCTGGCTGACCCGCGACGACGAGGGACGGCTGGTTGTCGACAAGTTCGAACGCGACGGATCGGGCCTGATCACGGGCTTGCGTGAGGCGGATGGTCTGATCGAGATCGCAGAGGACACCACCGGCATCAAACGCGGCGATATCGTGAGCTTCATCCCGTTTACCGAATTCGGGCTGCCGGGCAAATAGCAGCCCTGACGCTGCCTGATCGCTCATCGTGATGTGGCAAATCTGACGCCACCTCCTGCTCACGATGTAATCGTGCAAAAAAAACTTGCTTGCACGACACCTTCCCGGCGCGAAGACGGTTGCGTTGCCTTGTTTTTTAATGGGAATATGAGTTTGGGTGAAGGGTTGCATTCTCCAGCCCGTCCACCTGGTTTCGGCGCATTGGCCGTAACCGGGCAATAAATCCGACCAGGCAACAAATTCACAGCCAGAGGACTATCATGCGTTTTATCATTCGCGCAGCAGCAATTGCCGCGCTGTCCATCGCCGCAGCCGCAACGGCTAATGCCGAAACCGTCCGCATTGGTACGGAAGGCGCCTATCCTCCGTTCAACTACCTGACTGCCGACAATGAACTCGTGGGCTTCGACATCGAAATCTCCAAGGCCCTTTGCGAGGAAATGAAGGTCGAGTGCGAATTCGTAACCCAGGACTGGGACGGCATGATCCCGGCGCTTCTCGCCAACAAGTACGATGCGATCATCGCGTCGATGTCGATCACCGACGAGCGCAAGAAGAAGGTCGATTTCACCGGCAAGTATTACGGTACGCAGCCGGTCATCGCCGTGCCGAAGGATTCCGACCTGAAGGGCGTCACCCCGGCAGACCTCGCCGGCAAGACCATTGGTGCGCAGTCGTCCACGACGCATTCCAACTTCGCTGAAGGCACCTTCACCGACTCCGACGTCAAGCTCTACCCGACCGCGGAAGAGTACAAGCTCGATATTGTGAACGGCCGTCTCGACGCCGTCATCGACAACCGCATCGTGATGAGCGAATGGCTCAAGAGCGACGACGGCGCCTGCTGCAAGATCCTCGGCAGCCTGAAGGCCGACCCGGCCTATTACGGCGAGGGTATCGGCATCGCGATCCGCAAGGGTGACGACGAGCTGCGCGAGAAGTTCAACAAGGCAATCATTGCTATCCGTGAAAACGGAATTTACAAGAAGATCAACGACAAGTACTTCGATTTCGACGTCTATGGCGACTGATCGACAGACGTAAGCTGACGCCGGGTGGGGAGACGCAACATACGCATCTCTCCGCTTCGGACCCAGCGCTAAAGCCGGCGGAGCTCCGCTTCGCCGGCGTGTTTTATTTTAACTGCACAGCTTTGGCCAACTCATGGACTATGTCCTCACCCTGCTCTCCTTCGGCAGCGAAGGATGGGGCGACCAGATCTTACAGGGGATGGCGCTCACCATCGCCCTTGCGCTGGCAACCTTGCCGCTCGGCCTCCTTCAGGGTTTCCTGCTGGCACTGGCGAAACATTCCAACGACCCCAATCTCAACAGGGCCGCAGACATCTACACCACGATCTTTCGCGGTTTGCCCGAGCTCATGACCCTGTTTCTCGTCTATTACGGCGTACAGATTGGCCTGCAGTCGCTTATCGGACTGTTCCATGAGGACTTCTATTTCGAGATCAACAGCTTCGTGGCGGGCATGGTGGCGCTCGGCGTGGTGTTTTCCTCCTATGCCAGCGAAGTGTTTCTG is a window encoding:
- a CDS encoding methyltransferase domain-containing protein codes for the protein MSDIAAPHSGDLMDRVYRYQRHIYDLTRKYYLLGRDHLIASLNPPERGHVLEIGCGTGRNLIAAARAYPRARFYGLDISSEMLATARANIERAGLSDRITLARGDAAAFDPAAIFGRVSFDRVFFSYSLSMVPPWRTALECAAAALAPGGRLHVVDFGQQERLPRVFRAMLFVWLKSFHVTPRPDLFQALCDIAEAEGGAVRTAPLYRGYAWYGEIRAL
- a CDS encoding ABC transporter permease, yielding MDYVLTLLSFGSEGWGDQILQGMALTIALALATLPLGLLQGFLLALAKHSNDPNLNRAADIYTTIFRGLPELMTLFLVYYGVQIGLQSLIGLFHEDFYFEINSFVAGMVALGVVFSSYASEVFLSAFKGIPQGQYEGGHALGLSNYQTMRLIIFPQLIRLALPGLSNLWLVLLKDTALVSVIGLSDLLRMSGIAARVSKEPFLFYGLACALYLALSLISSVGLVRIESWARRGEAKR
- the glp gene encoding gephyrin-like molybdotransferase Glp translates to MTSDTPLPLRTRKLVDDCFLHDSDRLRHDEAIALLRERVSAVAENESVALEEAAGRILAEPVIAPRNVPLTDNSAMDGYAFAHGAYDATGGFFPIDQRIPAGHPAPEPLLPGRAARIFTGAVMPVGADTVAMQEDCETHEQDDAPFVIIPPGLKKGANVRLAGEDVAEGAELIPAGSRLRPQEIAAIASIGQDRVTVARKLKVAILSTGDEIVRPGAPIAPGQVYDSNVYLLRALLESVGVEVTDLGVLPDEPETIRATIRKASETHQAILSSGGASRGEEDHLVAALDALGTRHMWQLAIKPGRPMNFGQIDDCIMLGLPGNPVAAMVCFLFYVRPVLVAMSGAPWPEPVRLPLPAAFEIKKKKTGRREFSRGWLTRDDEGRLVVDKFERDGSGLITGLREADGLIEIAEDTTGIKRGDIVSFIPFTEFGLPGK
- a CDS encoding BLUF domain-containing protein; its protein translation is MSLYQICYRSRIKSEMDASGVGAEIEGTVRQIRQMNALNGITGALILTDTHIFHLMEGPVDFVSDALERALADPRHQDVTILSRKAVEYRLFHDSWLYFADLRLDHGRELPGQLSMIMPRPQTATAEDVLALMAYIAGDLAEAQLTNRLLQI
- a CDS encoding DUF3419 family protein gives rise to the protein MADQALNESSRRLKEAVHRSAAGTREGFLERMFTFAFKGLVYPQIWEDPEVDMEALQLGLESRMVTIASGGCNVLSYLTANPAEIVAVDLNRAHVALTRLKLAAAKHMPGYEAFYRFFGEADEKANIAAYHRFLKDRLDPETRGYWQGRSLSGWGRRRITLFSRDLYDHGLLGYFIGAGHFVARLYGIDPKDMLRARSMDEQRTFFDTALAPIFDKRLVRWATSKKMSLYGLGIPPAQYEALASAGGGDMAGVLRQRLEKLACDFPMSENYFAWQAFSRGYAPLGDGKGSSGPAGPLPPYLKARHFDEIRARADRVAVVNRSFTEHLGQQEAGSLDAYVLLDAQDWMTDAQLNALWSEITRTARKGARVIFRTAAEPTLLPGRVDEATLARWTYREEESRVLHARDRSSIYGGFHLYTLN
- the mobA gene encoding molybdenum cofactor guanylyltransferase MobA; amino-acid sequence: MSNEAQDRPMVVGCILAGGLARRMGGCDKPLLPLGDKTLMAHLIAALDPQVDMVMLNANGDPERFSRFNLPIAADPVEGFVGPLAGVLAGMRWAQANAPKAQYVVSAASDTPFFPDDLVARLVDGLGDEPGIAIAASGGNRHSVFGLWPVDLADDLAAWLSGDNPRKVLAWAERHRNLFVDFPLRDGADPFFNINTPEDLAIAERMLSDKTPQGPDAGKPNENKETSA
- a CDS encoding ABC transporter substrate-binding protein, which produces MRFIIRAAAIAALSIAAAATANAETVRIGTEGAYPPFNYLTADNELVGFDIEISKALCEEMKVECEFVTQDWDGMIPALLANKYDAIIASMSITDERKKKVDFTGKYYGTQPVIAVPKDSDLKGVTPADLAGKTIGAQSSTTHSNFAEGTFTDSDVKLYPTAEEYKLDIVNGRLDAVIDNRIVMSEWLKSDDGACCKILGSLKADPAYYGEGIGIAIRKGDDELREKFNKAIIAIRENGIYKKINDKYFDFDVYGD
- the mobB gene encoding molybdopterin-guanine dinucleotide biosynthesis protein B — translated: MTQTVFGITGWKNSGKTTLVERLVSELTRRGYRVSTVKHAHHQFDIDKPGTDSHRHREAGAIEVALVSGHRWALMHELRGDDAPPLEAVLSRLSPCDLVLVEGYKREAHAKIEARRLGSSKDAPLTPDDPAIVAIASDHEVSGESVPVLDLNDIPAIADFIVNHCGLAERNDI